The Candidatus Polarisedimenticolaceae bacterium nucleotide sequence CCGACGCCGTTTTCGGTGGTGTTGAACGCGGTGCAACCATGATGACGTTGCTCCTCGCCTCCGCCGTCGCGTTCCCCATCGACCCCCGCCCCGAGCTCGCCGACGTCTTCGAGAAGGCCGGCGTGACCGGGGCGATCGTCGTCTATGACACGAGCACGGGGCGCGCGGTGGCGTCCGACCCCAAGCGTGTGGACGAGCCGGCGATCCCCGCCTCGACGTTCAAGATCTTCAACACGATGGTCGCCCTCGAGACCGGCGCGATCGCCGACGAGAAGACCGTCCTGAAATGGGACGGGGTCGAGCGGACGTTCGCGAACTGGAACAAGGACATGGACATGAAGGAGGCGATGCGCGTCTCCTGCGTGTGGTTCTACCAGGAGCTCGCGCGGCGCGCGGGGCCCGGGAAGATGCAGCACTGGCTCGACGCGGTCGGCTACGGAAACCGCGACCTCGGCGGCGGGATCGACCGATTCTGGCTCGACGGCGACCTGCGCATCTCCCCGCGCCAGCAGATCGACTTCCTTCGGCGGCTGCACGACGGGAAACTTCCGTTTTCCGAACGGTCGATGCGCATCGTGAAGGAGATCCTGCCGACCGAGAAGACCCCCGGCGGCGCCGTCGTCCACGGGAAGACCGGGTGGGGCGCGCGACTAAAGCCGCAGGCCGGCTGGTACGTCGGCTGGGTCGACCTCGAGGGGCGCACCCTCTACTTCGCCACGCGCGTGGACATCATGAAAGACGACGACGTGAAGGCGCGGATCCCGGCGACGCTCGAGGTGCTCGGGCGGATGGAGGGCGGCCTCCCTCCCGGTCAAAGGTAGAAGAACCTCCGCAGTTCGCCCTCCGCGACGAACCGGCAGGCCTGCCGGTAGATCGCGCGCAACGTCCCGGGAGCGAGCTCGCGGTGCAGTGGAACCGTGAGGATCTCGGATTCCCCGGCCGCGTTCGTGCGACGCAGCTTCGCGTGGCTTCCCCGCGTCGAGACGACCTCGAACCCGAAGCTTGCCAGCGCGCGTAGCACCTCGCGCGCGGAGAGCGCCCTAAGCCGGGGAGCCACCGTCGCCCACCGAGGTCTCGTATTGAAGGACGAGGCGTGGCGCCGCGACGAGTCCGAGGGAGCCAGGGTCCTCCCCTTCGAGGTGAAGCGCGACCGCCTCGCGCAACGCCTCCGCCGTTTCGTCGAGCGAGCGTCCCTGGGTCACGACCGCGATCTCCAGGCACTCGGCGACGAACCACGCGCCGTCGCGCACGACGACCGCGTGCACGGTGTCGCGCAGCGGGCGGCGGGGAGCGTGGTACGCGGCGCGCGCCTCGGCCACCGCCCTCGCTTCGGGATCCGACGGCGCGCGACGGTGCTTCGGGAGGATCTCGTAGGAGCCGCGCGCGATGCGTCGGAAGTAGTCCCAGCGGTGCGGGTGATTCGCGGGAGCGTTCACGCAGCAACGGCTGACGACGTGCGTCCGCACCGTCGACGCGTTGAGGTGCGGCAGGAGCCGGACGATCTCGTCGGGACGGAACGACCAGGCGCCCCGGCGGCGGCACAGGCGCACCGCGGCCCGGAGAACCTGCAGATGGACCGGCGTGTCGCGCATACCCGAAAATTACAAGGGTAATTTTTCGATGTCAAGTCAGGGACGGCGGGATCCCCAGCGCGCCTGCGTTCTCCCCGATCCGTCGATCAAACGTGACGAGTTTCAACTCCGCGAACGCCTCCGTGAACGCGAGGGCCGTCGAGAGGTGAATCGCGTCGAGAGTCCGAAGCGGCTCGACGGGAAACGTCCGACCCGCCCGGTCGAGGACGGGGTCCGTGATCGCCATGACGATCCACCCGGCCCGCTGCCGGCGGAGCACCCCGCGGAGTTTCCTGGCGTCGGCTTCGCGGAGAATCCTCTCGACGACCGCCCGCGACAACGCACGCTCGGCCTCCACGAAGGTGAGGCTCGAGGTCACGACGGCGTCCGCCGCATCCACGACCCCGGCCACCTTCCCCGCCTCCGGCTCCCCGAGGAGCCAGCTCAGAAGCGCGGACGTCTCGAGGTAGACGGCGGTCACCTGCGCGACTCGTCGCGATCCCGCGCCAGGATCCGCTCCGCGGTCCCTTCCTTCAGCCGCACCGGCGAAGGAGGCAGCGGCGACTTGGGCCGTGTCGGCAGCGTGACCGCGCCCGCGCGGGCCCAGGTCGCGAGGACGAGGTCCTCGCCCACGCCGTAGGCCATTCCGGGCTCGTGGATCTCCGCGATGACCGTGCCCCGATCGGACACGAGCAGCCGCCCCCCGGCGCGCACCTCGCGAAGGTGGGCGCTGAGGTTGTTCTTGAGATCCTTGATCCCGACCTTCTTCGAGCGGCGCATGCCGCGAAGGTAGCTACCAAGTGGCTACCTCGTCAAGTTGTGGAAGGGCTCAAGTCTTCGCTGCGGCGAGGACCTGGTCCCTGTAGACTCCGCGGGTGGTTCTCACGGTGGACCGGGTTCTTCCCCGCATCATCCAGGGTGGGATGGGCGCGGGAGTGTCGGACTGGCGGCTGGCCCGCGCGGTCGCCGTCACGGGGCAACTCGGTGTCGTCTCCGGGACGATGCTCGACACGATCCTGGTGCGACGCCTCCAGGACGGCGACCCCGGCGGCTTCATGCGCCGCGCGATCGAACGCTTCCCCCTCCCGGAGATCGGTGCCGACGTCCTGCGCCGTTACTTCCGCGAGGAGGGGCGCCCCCCCGGGGAGCCCTACCGGCTCCTCCCGATGTACCGGCGCGCCGCCGACGCGTTCCGCGAACGGGTCACGATGCTCGCGAACTTCGTCGAGGTGTACCTCGCCAAGGAGGGGCACCCCGGCGTCGTCGGGATCAACCTGCTCACGAAGGTCCAGCTCCCCAACCTCGCGTCGCTTTACGGCGCGATGCTCGCCGGGGTCGATTACGTGATGATGGGAGCGGGGATCCCGCGCGAGATCCCGGGGGCTCTCGACGCATTCGTCCGTCACGACGCCGCGTCGATGAAGCTCGACCACGCCGGGGTCCCGCCGGCCGTCCCGGAGGTCGCGACCTTCGACCCCCGGGCCCACGGGGCGGACGCGGCGGGCGAGCTTCGCCGCCCGCATTTCCTCCCCATCGTCTCGTCGCACACCCTCGCCGCCTCGCTCGCGAAGAAGTCGAGCGGCCGCGTCGACGGGTTCATCGTCGAGACCTCCGGCGCGGGAGGGCACAGCGCTCCACCGCGCGGCGTGACGCAGCTCG carries:
- the blaOXA gene encoding class D beta-lactamase, producing MMTLLLASAVAFPIDPRPELADVFEKAGVTGAIVVYDTSTGRAVASDPKRVDEPAIPASTFKIFNTMVALETGAIADEKTVLKWDGVERTFANWNKDMDMKEAMRVSCVWFYQELARRAGPGKMQHWLDAVGYGNRDLGGGIDRFWLDGDLRISPRQQIDFLRRLHDGKLPFSERSMRIVKEILPTEKTPGGAVVHGKTGWGARLKPQAGWYVGWVDLEGRTLYFATRVDIMKDDDVKARIPATLEVLGRMEGGLPPGQR
- a CDS encoding type II toxin-antitoxin system HicA family toxin; this translates as MAPRLRALSAREVLRALASFGFEVVSTRGSHAKLRRTNAAGESEILTVPLHRELAPGTLRAIYRQACRFVAEGELRRFFYL
- a CDS encoding type II toxin-antitoxin system VapC family toxin, with the protein product MTAVYLETSALLSWLLGEPEAGKVAGVVDAADAVVTSSLTFVEAERALSRAVVERILREADARKLRGVLRRQRAGWIVMAITDPVLDRAGRTFPVEPLRTLDAIHLSTALAFTEAFAELKLVTFDRRIGENAGALGIPPSLT
- a CDS encoding nitronate monooxygenase, whose translation is MVLTVDRVLPRIIQGGMGAGVSDWRLARAVAVTGQLGVVSGTMLDTILVRRLQDGDPGGFMRRAIERFPLPEIGADVLRRYFREEGRPPGEPYRLLPMYRRAADAFRERVTMLANFVEVYLAKEGHPGVVGINLLTKVQLPNLASLYGAMLAGVDYVMMGAGIPREIPGALDAFVRHDAASMKLDHAGVPPAVPEVATFDPRAHGADAAGELRRPHFLPIVSSHTLAASLAKKSSGRVDGFIVETSGAGGHSAPPRGVTQLDAGGEPVYGERDRPDLARFRELGVPFWLAGGTGTRAGLRDALASGAAGIQVGTLFAYCDESGLADGIKRRVLQGMVRDAVVVRNDPRVSPTGLPFKIVQMEDGGFQPEDRARVCDLGYLRLAVRDEEGRFVYRCAAEPVEAYARKGGAVDETEGRRCLCNALLANIGLGQARPGGIDEQPLLTSGTCLETIPDLLAGRESFSAADVVDYLSG